The sequence CAGATTTGTACATATATTCATGCGGATtaaaatctttgtttttcaaaagtcTTGGCTGTAGAGCTGTAATGATTAGTTCGTAGAAAAAAAGTTAATGAGaaactattttttattattgattgaTTACTTAAGTTGTTTATCAAGCAGAAACATTTCTTCTACTTTATTCGGTTGTTTATAGACCACAACATTGATCTATTAGGTAAATAATCAATACCCTAAAGGAAAATATAATTAGATAATATTATGCTGAGTGATGAGTTAGCCTTACTAGCTTAAAACATAATTGTTAATAGATTATACGACTTTTTTCCATTTAATTCAAGTTTTGAATTAAatctgtcactttattttatagaAATGTGAAAGAACATAAGGAAAGATGAAAGGAAAATAATATTTCCTCCCCTGAGATCATATCTTACCTGGTTATAAGAGACTACTGATAGATTGCTTTGTAGACTGTTTGCTACTAGATCCACAGAGTTTTGTGAAAGTCCGTTCTGATCTTGCTGTAGCTGGTTTGGGTTTCCCTGCCAATGTTCCCCCGCGACCCGGTGGCCGCTGTCATCATGgaggctgttgttgttgctgttggggCACTTGCTTTTCTCTGGCGAGGCGAAGGGGTTGTAGTCTCCTTCCAGGCTGCGGTGAGGCTGGGTGTTGAACTCGGCTTGGAAGGAGGAGAGCTGCTGTGTGACGCCGAGGAGGCCTCCCACCTCCACGCTCAGGATCACCCAGATCACATCTGTCAAGAGAAACAAAACCCCAACGGTTACATTAACCAGCAGATGGACCAAAAAACAAGGATTCATGGAAACAACACATGTATCATGTAAGTGGACCACACATCTCAGATCTCCTTACAGATTATAAGTGCTCCAGGTCTCtggttcttttctctctcttaaagccACTAAGACACTGACGGTGTAAGGTGATGAATTATGGCTATGAACACCTCCATGAAATATTAAGGTTAAGTATAATTTATCCCTCCACTGCTTACTTTGTAAGGGGGCAACTCCAGAGGGCCTTCCTGTTAGGATCCATCATACGTGTTGAATTTGTAGGACCACATGAATCGGTGAATTAATGGCTCTTCATTTAATTTGAGAGTGTTAATAGTGGCCCATCATACTATAGTTTGCACACGGTATTATCTGGCAGTTAATCTTAAATAATGACTTGTCCCTCAGGCTGCATACATCTGCATGTTGGACTCAGTAGCATAATAAAAAGTTGGCTCAATATGCCTGGCACCTCAACAGTCAGGATGACAACCTTTCATGTTGATGGGCGCTGCATCTCACCACTAACAAGCATTAGGGAAAGATGCAAATCCATTAAGATTCTGTTCCGTAGTTTAAGGGTTGTAACGGTTGATTATTAAACGCATATTTGTCCTCCCATAAGTCTAAAAAAAAACCAGAATCTTCCATTGACAAAGGAGTAAACCCGCAAAAAGGAGCCAAACCTCACTTATTAACGTTGCTAGAAAAGTTACACAACTTaaattttgtttctcttttataTATTGATCGACTAATTGACATTCTGTGGTGTGATGGCTGCAGTCCTCACCTCCGAAGTATAGTCCTGTAGCCGAGCACATTCTCCACTGACCCTGAAACATGCCAGGAGACACAGGGCTCTGCATCTGTACACTAACGTCCGTCATTTCCTGGGGGTCCAGAGACTTCACCATCACCATGTTCACGTGACCGAACTGATCTCCTCCCACAAACTTCAGGCAAACCCCAGGAGGCCACGACTCTGcacctgaaaacaaacacacaactgtgctGAACTCGAACATAACATGCAGGTGAActtgttttacatttacaaggTGTAGAattagctcagtgttgtatcaCATCATCAATCCAGCAGACTTACCAGTGTTCTGTACCCTCCAGGTCTTTGTGAAAGCCGTGTCAGGTGGAACTGATTCTCCCTCACCGATCGTCACATCCTTCACCAAGGACATGCACGGCGCGCTGATGTTGGGACTCTCAAAGTCGTAGTAGGCTCCGATGGCTGCTTGTAAATTCCTGAgacaacaggaagcagaaaatTCAGGTGATCAGTCCACATCTAAACTAAAGTATAACTGCACAGTAACAAATATGGGATCCTCACAGAGCCAAAATCTCCGTGGGGACATTTATCTCATAATTTCAActaagaaataaagaaacaactACATTTTAGAATTATTATACAACATTATATAGGTTTGCAACTAAGgataatttgtattaaatacattttctgttttatttgatcGTTTGATCTATAAAGTGTTAGAAATAACAAAAGGACTCTTATAGCCGATTACGATCGAACGATATCTTCAAacgacttgtttttttaaactaacagtCTAAAGctcaaaacatatttatcaCCAACCTCAAGACAAACATTAATGTCATGTATACATTTCCATGCATCATAAATCTCAGCTACTGTAAAGCAGCCTGGAGGTTGCAGTTATTCAATGTAGCACGAGCACATATGGCCTTTGAGCACCCAGATCTCtggaaaaaatataaacagtcTTCTAGTAACAGCGAGGTTACTATTAGTACTACAATGATTTGTAGAATACTCAGTACAGTGATCACACTACAGTCATTCATGGCAGCATGTCGTGCCGTTTTACTGACTGATCCCGATGCAGAATCCTGAGGGCAACCACAGCTAAGATGTCTGCAGACGCAAAGCGATGCAGACGAGGAGCTTCCCTGACGTGCTGCTCCTCCATAAACCGGTGGGTTTTATTTTTAGCCTGCCAGCCCGTTGCAGAGGAGCCATTACACAACCTCACGTGATTCTACTACACACGGTCTATGGCCCTGCCCACAGCCACTCGCATGTTCTCCTACAAGTTcactaacaaaaaaaacattccaatTCTTTGTATTTATGATAGAAATGGAACAGTACATGTCAACAACTTCCCTCTgcgaaaaacaaaagaagccaTCAAAAcaatttatgtttgcagcactTTTAAATAACAGGTTGACAGGGAACTCATTTTTTGAGCTTCTCTGAAAATGCATTGTAACGTAGGCACTAATAGAGGGATGTGTTGGCCTGCAGctattttaacttttaattttatttaagcATTTGCTTTGTTAATGTATTTCTTGTTCATATTATATATGATCATTCTCCTTTCTGCTCCTTTTCCTTCAAGTTTTGAGATTCTGCGTTTAAATTGCTTTGTTTGGTCGATGAATAAAAACACTCACCTCTTCCtctaaattgttttgtttaatttctcctttgttgttgttgttttcattcattatttgttTTGGTTATACAATTTATACGTTGCGATCCATGACCATCCTATCTTTCTGTTTCGATACTGTATGTTGACTGTAGATACTTGAGTTGggtggaaaaatacaaaatgaaacttGCCTGTTCTTCTACATGCatacacacgacacacacacaaatttgaGATCTTAACATGGGGGGAGGATTTCAGAATGACCTGACGTGTTTGTTTACACACAGGGAAACTGCATGTATGAACTATGTCCAGATTTAGTCTAAGAAGGTGAAAAAGGCCCTTTAAAACACACGATCTTCATGTAAAACATTAAAGCAGGCTGACACTCCTCCTCTGCGGGAGGACATTACTACCGAGCGTCTCAGACATTACGCAACCCGCACTGATCCGCCGTCGTCACAGACAAACGTGTGATCGATGTGCTTATCGATAACAGAAGCGATCGGGGCCTCCTGAATCTGATCAATATAAAAAACCCAAAGCTTTCGAGCAAACACTTTTTAATCACGGTGTCAGTCCAGTGACGTGACGAGCCAGGAGCTAGCTTGATGCTAAGAAGCGTTGAGCCAAGCGAGCTAACCACGAACGACGCTCACGTGAAATGTACTCTCGTTTATATTCATTCCAAATAAACGCAGCCATTTTAAATTTGAGCTTGTGTGTTGACTGGATGAATGTGAATTAAAAACcctgctaagctaactggctagcACCGTGTCCGGAGCCTGGAAGTCGGAGCTACACACTGACTCAGCTGGTTACGTTACTACAACGTATTCAGCTGTCAGCCCCCTACGTTTACGCAGCTAACGTAAATCAGCGTGTCACAGCAAAGGAACACACTAATAACAATCATTCTAATCGCGGTCTTAGTCACGATTTCTCCCTGTACGATAACGAGCAACGGGagggtaaaaataaaagacaagaaGCTAGCTAGCGCACTGCCTCTGCACCGAGCAGCGCCCCACAGGCCACAACGAGTCCCCGGGCTCACCAGTTGGTCATGTCCAGGAAGAAGGCGCATCCGGCGGGGTTGAGCTGGAACCCGAGCAGCCTCTGGAATTCCGCTATCAGGATGTCTTTGTCCGTGGTTCCCATGCAGCTGAATTTCTGCATGAGCTcctggtccaggtccaggtccagttCCATGCTCTCCATCGCGGAATCGCCCGGACAGACACGGAGCGTGGGGGGCGACGCTACAAATTTAGTCCGAGGCCTCGACTTGTCATAACAAAACTCAAACAACAGGGCCGAGTGCGCATGTCACATGACTTCATCCTCCACCTGCGGCCCGGGGAACACTGACCTCTGCGCCGCTGctgtatctttatatacagtctgtggttgtgttgtaaTGGCACCTAACCGCAGCACAACTGggttaaaatgttattattaacaCAACCGAGCTATTTAACTATATTTGTTATTATATGACAGTgcttcttattttatttgtgttatttaattcCTTCTTTTTACTTGAAAATTGTTGTAATCTGTGCTTTCGTATTTTAAATCGTTCTGTTTTGTctgtgatttagttttttttaatgtccgTGTAGGAAAAGGTGCTTGATACATACAATTGCTTTTCCTTTCCttaaaggctcagtgtgtagaatgtagtgacatctagtggtgaaggtgcatgttgcagctgagggAGAACCTGTGGTCGCCTACAGTTGttattaaaaactcaaaaggtgttttgtttgtccagtgtgggctactgtaaaacaataaacatgGCCTCCCAGGCTAATAACTGATCTGCCCAATGCCCACAGCACAGTTCATGTTGTTTCAAATGCAACGTTGTCTTTGTAGACGTAACTGTGTTTATTATACAATAAATAAACCATATTGCTATATATTTTTGTACATAGTATTgactttatattattattattgttattattatttgtattaccCACACATTCATTCCCTGAACATCCAGCAGAAGGCAGCATTGGGTTGCTAtagtttattgtgtgtgtatgagagagacagaaagagagagagagagagagagagagagagagagagagagagagagagagagaatgtgtgtgtgtgtgttttgtgtgcatatggtcgtgtgtttgtgtctgtccgGTGTTTAGCAGTGtagctgtgcagcagcagcagcagcagcagttagcAGAAGATGCTCACAGTTAGCTCCCTGCTCAGTATGGAGGCTGCCACCGGCCGGTACATGTTTATTTAACCGGGAGAACCGCCGCTCCGTGCGACACGGACCCGAGGAGAGATGGCCGGGATCATCAAGAAGCAAATCCTGAAACATTTGTCCCGGTAAGTGTCCGGTTCGTCTGCgcgttagcctgttagctcggCTGCAGGACGGGTCCAACGTCAGTGACGGTAACTCAGATAACTGTGTTTTGTCATTTGCACCGATTCACAAACTGTGAAGCTGCACACGAGgggaacaggaggaggatggaCAGAGACAGTGAAGACAGGAAACCATCTCAGCACATCATCACTTTACCAACTGtctactgtgtgtctgtgtctggttaacaataataatataataatacaaataaagccTCTATATTCTGCGTTATAATGTGCTTTAGAAACTGCTATATTGGATTAAATAAGCCCAGTGATTCCTCTCCCTTTACCCAACTGTCTACTTATATATCTTACATTATGATTATTCAATATCTACACCTGAATAGCATCATTCTCACCCCccatgtctgtctgtggacacattaaagggatagttcacccccaaaatgaaaattcactacTACCTCACCACTACTTTTGGaggttcaggggtaaacagagttGCAGCCAAATGGTGAGCAgttattcaaatgtaaaaatacaacaataaatatacatgaaatgcctccattctgctcctgtggtgtcatccaagtgtctgtaagccccgacattcatatatTAATCAAATGagatcatttacaccatgtttttagcgtAAATGTCGTCTGATATcctctttttttagtttttatttcgccagaatgtgtttgtttgtttttctgtcgctCTCAGTTTAGCACAGGTCACAGTGAACTAATGTAATTTGggtgaaatgtgtttaaaaggCCCCTCGTAGCCCGGCTGGATGGGGTAGAGGCTAAAGTCGACCTCGAGTGTGAACAGTATGTGTTGAATCAGAGGTTTTCTATTCGCCTAAGGGTTATTTTCCTCGTTGTTGTCGCTGTCACCGAGtgattaaaacaattatttgcaCCAGATAGGACACAGCATCTCCGTTAATGGGCGATCTTAAAGTTCACAGCCACTGTATGTTTGGCCCTAAACATACAGGTGGAGCGTTATATTTACACACAGTGAACTAGTGAGGGTTGTTGGGTTTAAATTGAGTAGACGGTTAAAGGCTGATCCTTTTGtgtgaattgttttatattgcaATCATTAAACTAAACATTTGTGCTTTGGCAGGATACTATCACAATGGTTTCTTTTCTTACCTAAAGAAGCTGTGGAATTTCATCCTTTCTTAAACCATGTTAATCTCAGCAATTAGCCTATTTAGGAAATAATGGAAACACTTTGTCTTTGTTGTTATGTGTAGTTTTTAATCATGCACGCTACACAAATCACTTCTTTACACTCTTATCTGCAGATCTGGCACTTGTTAGAAAAAGGAACAAGTCGTATGGTGGAGTTAAAGCTGTTTTTGTACGTTCAGACATGTCAACGTGCGTCTTTATCTCGAGTGTGGGAGTCGATAtgaaacattttagttttaggaAAGCAGTGGATCAGGTTTTGTTGAGCCGTTATTCTTGTGCTGAGGAGCTTCTGACCG comes from Pleuronectes platessa chromosome 6, fPlePla1.1, whole genome shotgun sequence and encodes:
- the LOC128442645 gene encoding protein ILRUN; its protein translation is MESMELDLDLDQELMQKFSCMGTTDKDILIAEFQRLLGFQLNPAGCAFFLDMTNWNLQAAIGAYYDFESPNISAPCMSLVKDVTIGEGESVPPDTAFTKTWRVQNTGAESWPPGVCLKFVGGDQFGHVNMVMVKSLDPQEMTDVSVQMQSPVSPGMFQGQWRMCSATGLYFGDVIWVILSVEVGGLLGVTQQLSSFQAEFNTQPHRSLEGDYNPFASPEKSKCPNSNNNSLHDDSGHRVAGEHWQGNPNQLQQDQNGLSQNSVDLVANSLQSNLSVVSYNQGIQESFPFGHS